From a single Candidatus Binataceae bacterium genomic region:
- a CDS encoding FAD-dependent oxidoreductase: RTTKGVHLVFQRAMLPVRESLVLGDANGRIVFVMPHDRYVLVGTTDTDYSGDPAAVATEPADISYLLGVLAESLPGIKLTPDDVVASFAGLRALVVAEGKGAPSSVPREEEILRSAAGLFSVAGGKLTTHREIAEKVVNAVLREIGEPIKHSPTRDTPLPGARKLDRSETGDALAKLPRDAREILNARYGTRAQIVAASAGGNLELSRPLSQGCPAIGVEVVSAVRNEMVLSVADFLVRRTSLTWRAPLEAEAAAPLVSRILASELGWDRAREQAELAEFNRMYGRGRVAAAT, encoded by the coding sequence CCGCACCACCAAGGGCGTCCATCTGGTGTTCCAGCGCGCGATGCTTCCGGTGCGCGAATCGCTGGTCCTCGGCGACGCCAACGGACGCATCGTGTTTGTCATGCCTCACGATCGCTACGTGCTGGTCGGGACGACGGACACTGACTACAGCGGCGATCCCGCCGCGGTCGCGACGGAGCCCGCCGATATCAGCTATCTTCTAGGCGTCCTTGCCGAGAGCCTGCCCGGAATCAAGCTCACGCCCGACGATGTTGTTGCCAGCTTTGCCGGACTGCGCGCACTGGTGGTAGCGGAAGGAAAGGGCGCGCCGTCATCGGTGCCGCGCGAGGAAGAGATCCTGCGCAGTGCGGCGGGATTGTTCTCGGTCGCGGGAGGGAAGCTGACGACGCATCGCGAGATTGCCGAAAAAGTGGTGAATGCAGTACTGCGCGAGATTGGTGAGCCGATCAAACACTCGCCGACACGCGATACTCCTTTGCCGGGTGCGCGCAAGCTCGATCGCAGCGAGACAGGCGATGCGCTCGCCAAGCTGCCGCGCGATGCACGTGAGATCTTGAACGCACGCTACGGAACGCGCGCGCAGATCGTGGCCGCATCGGCAGGTGGCAATCTAGAGCTCTCGCGCCCGCTATCGCAAGGATGTCCTGCGATCGGCGTTGAGGTCGTCAGTGCCGTGCGCAATGAGATGGTGCTATCGGTCGCAGATTTCCTCGTGCGGCGAACCTCGCTTACGTGGCGCGCCCCGCTCGAGGCGGAAGCGGCAGCGCCGTTGGTCTCGCGAATCCTTGCGTCGGAGCTCGGATGGGATCGCGCGCGCGAGCAGGCCGAGCTCGCTGAGTTCAATCGCATGTACGGTAGAGGCCGCGTCGCGGCTGCGACCTAG
- the nth gene encoding endonuclease III: protein MAARESHQALKSRAARVTKTLKRLYPHARISLDFKTPWQCLAATILSAQCTDERVNAVTPGLFREFPDARAMARADERRVQELIVTTGFFRQKTRSLIETARLLVERHGGEVPRKMDELVKLKGVGRKTANVILGHVYGEPGFVVDTHVRRLTYRLGFTQSSEPDQIEQDMQALLPPKDWTQISMSLILHGRQVCFARKPDCERCDLSPECPKIGVTGVSPKKAEGS, encoded by the coding sequence ATGGCCGCGCGCGAAAGCCACCAGGCGCTGAAATCGCGCGCCGCTCGCGTCACGAAAACGCTCAAACGCCTCTATCCGCACGCTCGGATCAGCCTCGATTTCAAAACGCCATGGCAATGCCTCGCCGCGACGATTCTCTCTGCGCAATGCACTGACGAGCGCGTCAACGCCGTCACGCCCGGGCTCTTCCGCGAATTTCCTGACGCGCGCGCGATGGCCAGGGCCGACGAGCGGCGCGTTCAGGAGCTGATCGTTACGACGGGATTCTTCCGCCAGAAGACGCGCTCGCTTATCGAAACGGCGCGGCTCCTGGTCGAACGTCATGGGGGAGAAGTCCCACGCAAGATGGACGAGTTGGTGAAGCTCAAGGGCGTCGGGCGCAAAACCGCCAACGTAATTCTCGGCCACGTCTATGGCGAGCCCGGCTTCGTCGTTGATACCCATGTGCGGCGCTTGACGTATCGGCTCGGATTCACCCAGAGCAGCGAGCCCGACCAGATCGAACAGGACATGCAGGCCCTCCTGCCGCCGAAGGATTGGACTCAAATCTCGATGAGTCTGATCCTGCACGGCCGCCAGGTCTGCTTCGCGCGCAAACCCGACTGCGAGCGCTGCGACCTGTCGCCGGAATGCCCGAAGATCGGGGTGACGGGTGTGTCGCCCAAAAAAGCGGAAGGCAGTTGA